In Astyanax mexicanus isolate ESR-SI-001 chromosome 17, AstMex3_surface, whole genome shotgun sequence, a single window of DNA contains:
- the dolk gene encoding dolichol kinase, producing MQTDPVLVESMVVFSIVLCVHMAVWTQLSWCCIALAVQAFYVQHKWDRLLRTGAAVFQFRPSANSGVLPASMVLPLLGLALRGRCVTVGNVYFERFAMVITVTGMMLALFLSLIALGITRPVPTNTCVIAGIAASAILYTVKQTLTVSEVIEVLEVLLIFVYLSLILLYLLPRCFTPGEALLILGGISFIINQLIKRSLAGTANANGDPLHFFLPVAAVGCVLLGVFFAVLFLFMESETWSASVFFHLMTAVLGLGLLVPWLSLLTQHHPVAWIFHFLTLSNTRLWLLAYWSILTMVAIAVVLRQNSRRTGSSKKPQASTAVRKYFHLLVVLTFAPGLALDRPLLHLAAVVCLAAFLFLELVRFFRIRPLGAPLRRLLTLFLDERDSGPLILTHIYLLLGVSLPLWLTPGPCTPKGGLGGAGGLVPYAGVLAVGIGDTVASVFGSTVGEIRWPGTKKTFEGTATSVFAQVIAVAIFLIADASINLNASYSWVVGSIAMVAMLEAYTLQIDNLLLPLYLYVLLLL from the coding sequence ATGCAGACAGACCCGGTCTTGGTGGAGTCCATGGTGGTCTTTTCCATTGTGCTGTGTGTGCACATGGCTGTGTGGACCCAACTCTCATGGTGCTGCATTGCCCTGGCCGTCCAGGCCTTCTATGTCCAGCACAAATGGGACCGTCTCCTGCGGACCGGTGCTGCAGTATTCCAGTTCCGCCCCTCGGCCAACAGCGGCGTCCTGCCTGCCAGCATGGTCCTGCCCCTGCTGGGGCTGGCCCTGAGAGGTCGCTGTGTCACTGTTGGGAATGTCTACTTTGAGCGCTTCGCCATGGTGATTACAGTAACTGGGATGATGCTGGCGCTGTTTCTGTCGCTCATTGCCTTGGGCATCACCCGGCCGGTGCCTACCAACACTTGCGTGATTGCGGGTATTGCAGCCAGCGCCATCCTCTATACAGTCAAGCAAACACTAACTGTGTCGGAGGTAATCGAGGTTCTGGAGGTGTTGCTGATCTTCGTCTACCTTAGCCTCATCCTCCTCTACCTCCTGCCACGATGCTTCACGCCTGGAGAGGCACTCCTGATCCTGGGTGGAATCAGTTTCATCATTAACCAGCTCATCAAACGTTCGCTGGCTGGCACAGCCAATGCAAACGGCGACCCCCTGCACTTCTTTCTCCCTGTGGCTGCGGTGGGCTGTGTGCTGCTGGGCGTATTCTTTGCTGTCCTCTTCCTCTTCATGGAGTCTGAGACCTGGTCCGCATCCGTCTTCTTCCACCTGATGACTGCTGTGCTGGGCTTGGGACTGCTGGTGCCATGGCTGTCCCTGCTCACCCAGCACCACCCAGTCGCCTGGATATTCCACTTCCTCACCCTCAGCAACACTCGCCTCTGGTTGCTTGCATACTGGAGCATCCTCACAATGGTGGCCATTGCTGTGGTGCTGCGCCAAAACAGCCGGCGCACAGGGAGCAGCAAGAAACCACAGGCGTCCACGGCAGTGAGGAAGTACTTTCACCTGCTGGTGGTGCTGACCTTCGCGCCCGGCCTTGCTTTGGACCGGCCTCTGCTGCACCTGGCCGCCGTGGTTTGCCTCGCCGCCTTCCTCTTCCTAGAGCTGGTACGCTTCTTCCGTATCCGGCCGCTAGGTGCACCCTTGCGCCGTCTGCTCACACTTTTCTTGGACGAGAGGGACTCCGGACCCCTGATCCTCACACATATCTACCTGCTGCTGGGCGTCTCCTTGCCCCTGTGGCTGACTCCCGGACCCTGCACCCCCAAAGGTGGCCTGGGAGGAGCGGGAGGGCTGGTGCCCTATGCCGGTGTCCTAGCTGTGGGGATCGGGGACACAGTGGCATCTGTTTTTGGAAGCACGGTGGGTGAGATCCGCTGGCCGGGCACCAAGAAAACGTTTGAAGGTACAGCCACATCTGTGTTTGCACAGGTCATCGCAGTGGCCATTTTCCTGATCGCTGATGCCAGCATAAACCTAAATGCCAGTTACTCCTGGGTGGTCGGGTCCATCGCAATGGTAGCAATGTTAGAAGCATATACGTTGCAAATTGACAATCTGCTGCTCCCCCTGTATTTATACGTACTGTTGCTGTTATGA